A single window of Candoia aspera isolate rCanAsp1 chromosome 3, rCanAsp1.hap2, whole genome shotgun sequence DNA harbors:
- the LOC134493698 gene encoding prostaglandin G/H synthase 2-like — MSENANIGFLCLQMPENKCLLYISGKKELPDSKVIVEKFLLRRKFIPDPQGTNVMFTFAQHFTHQYFKTDTQKGPAFTKGLGHGVDLSHIYGETLDRQMKLRLLKDGKLKFQMIDGEMYPPTVKETQAEMIYPPHIPDHLKFSVGQEVFGLVPGLMMYATLWLREHNRVCDILKREHLEWDDEQLFQTARLILIGETIKIVIEDYVQHLSGYHFKLKFDPELLFNQRFQYQNRIASEFNTLYHWHPLLPDTFQIQNQEYTYQQFLYNNSIMLEHGLSHMVQSFSKQKAGRVAGGRNVPAVVQKVAKASIDQTRQMRYRSLNEYRKYFLLKPFTSFEELTGEKEMAAELEELYGDIDAMELYPALLVEKPRPGAIFGETMIELGAPFSLKGLMGNAICSPEYWKPSTFGGRVGFDIVNTASLQSLICNNVEGCPLTAFHVISSETVATNNVSTSGRSIDEISPAVLLKERLAE; from the exons ATGTCTGAAAATGCAAACATTGGCTTCCTTTGTCTACAAATgccagaaaataaatgtttgctttaTATTTCAGGCAAAAAGGAGCTTCCAGATTCAAAAGTAATTGTAGAAAAATTCTTACTAAGGAGAAAATTCATTCCCGATCCTCAAGGCACAAATGTCATGTTCACCTTTGCCCAGCATTTCACTCACCAGTACTTCAAGACAGATACTCAGAAAGGACCAGCCTTCACAAAAGGTCTTGGACATGGG GTTGATCTTAGTCACATCTATGGAGAGACTTTGGACAGGCAGATGAAACTAAGACTTCTTAAGGATGGAAAGCTAAAATTTCAG aTGATTGATGGAGAAATGTATCCACCTACTGTGAAAGAAACTCAGGCAGAAATGATCTATCCACCTCACATCCCTGACCACCTGAAATTTTCTGTAGGACAGGAGGTCTTTGGCTTGGTTCCAGGACTGATGATGTATGCCACATTGTGGCTCCGGGAACACAATCGGGTCTGTGACATTCTTAAGAGAGAACACCTAGAATGGGATGATGAACAACTATTTCAGACTGCCAGACTGATCTTGATAG GAGAAACCATCAAGATTGTGATTGAAGATTATGTGCAACATTTAAGTGGATACCATTTCAAACTGAAGTTTGATCCAGAACTTCTCTTCAACCAGCGATTTCAATATCAGAACAGAATAGCATCAGAGTTCAACACTCTCTACCACTGGCATCCTCTTCTGCCCGATACCTTTCAAATCCAGAACCAAGAATACACTTACCAGCAGTTCCTGTATAACAATTCCATTATGTTAGAACACGGCCTTTCTCACATGGTGCAGTCTTTCTCCAAGCAAAAGGCTGGAAGG GTAGCTGGGGGTAGGAATGTTCCCGCTGTAGTGCAGAAAGTAGCTAAAGCTTCTATTGATCAAACTCGGCAGATGAGGTACCGATCCTTGAATGAATACCGAAAGTACTTTCTGCTGAAACCTTTTACATCATTTGAAGAACTTACTG GTGAAAAAGAAATGGCTGCAGAACTTGAAGAGCTCTATGGAGATATTGATGCTATGGAACTGTACCCTGCTCTTCTTGTTGAAAAGCCACGTCCTGGAGCCATCTTTGGTGAGACCATGATTGAACTTGGGGCACCCTTCTCCTTGAAAGGTCTTATGGGAAATGCCATCTGCTCACCTGAATACTGGAAGCCAAGTACTTTTGGGGGTAGAGTGGGCTTTGACATTGTGAATACAGCCTCCCTCCAAAGCCTCATCTGCAATAATGTGGAGGGCTGTCCCCTCACAGCCTTCCATGTCATCAGCTCTGAAACAGTGGCAACAAATAACGTCAGCACCTCCGGCAGGTCAATAGATGAAATCAGCCCGGCCGTACTACTCAAAGAGAGGTTGGCTGAATAG